One Deinococcus aerius genomic region harbors:
- a CDS encoding V-type ATP synthase subunit D — protein MAGQISPTRSALLASKASLKTATGGADLLKRKRDALIGEFFALVKDALAAREQLGGVSRGAYTSLFGAKAWDSPEAVESLSLASSGDYAVDMQIESIYGVKVPRINIPERQAATNFSPITVGARTIQAATDFGGVMEAIVKVAATETKLRRIGEEIKKTSRRVNALEQVVIPGIQDDIRFIRGVLDQREREESFRLKKIKAKLERDKEEQNAQAGQHGTAAD, from the coding sequence ATGGCAGGACAGATCAGCCCCACCCGCTCCGCGCTGCTCGCCAGCAAGGCCAGCCTGAAGACCGCGACGGGCGGCGCCGACCTCCTCAAGCGCAAGCGCGACGCCCTGATCGGCGAGTTCTTCGCGCTCGTGAAGGATGCGCTGGCGGCCCGTGAACAGCTCGGCGGCGTGAGCCGCGGCGCCTACACCAGCCTGTTCGGCGCGAAGGCGTGGGACAGCCCGGAGGCCGTCGAAAGCCTGAGCCTCGCGTCGAGCGGGGACTACGCCGTGGACATGCAGATCGAGAGCATCTACGGCGTGAAGGTGCCCCGCATCAACATCCCCGAGCGCCAGGCTGCGACCAACTTCAGCCCGATCACCGTGGGCGCCCGGACCATCCAGGCCGCGACCGACTTCGGCGGCGTGATGGAGGCTATCGTCAAGGTTGCTGCGACCGAGACGAAGCTGCGGCGCATCGGCGAGGAGATCAAGAAGACCTCCCGGCGTGTGAACGCGCTGGAGCAGGTCGTGATTCCCGGCATTCAGGACGACATCCGCTTTATCCGCGGCGTACTCGACCAGCGCGAGCGCGAGGAGAGCTTCCGCCTGAAGAAGATCAAGGCCAAGCTGGAGCGCGACAAGGAAGAGCAGAACGCCCAGGCCGGGCAGCACGGCACCGCCGCCGACTGA
- a CDS encoding V-type ATP synthase subunit A, with protein sequence MTQTQNKQGVVQNIAGPAVIANHMYGAKMYDIVRVGKERLVGEIIRLDGDTAFVQVYEDTSGLTVGEPVETTNLPLSVELGPGMLNGIYDGIQRPLDKIREASGDFIARGIEVSSLDRTKRWAFTPSVQVGDTVTGSSILGTVPEFSFTHKILVPPEVQGRLRWVADAGEYTIDDTIAELEDGTKLRMAHYWPVRAPRPVAQKLDPSLPFLTGMRILDVLFPLVMGGAAAIPGPFGSGKTVTQQSVAKYGNADIVVYVGCGERGNEMTDVLVEFPELEDPKTGGPLMHRTILIANTSNMPVAAREASVYTGITLAEYFRDQGYSVSLMADSTSRWAEALREISSRLEEMPAEEGYPPYLGAKLAAFYERAGAVKTLAGEDGAVSVIGAVSPAGGDMSEPVTQATLRITGAFWRLDAGLARRRHFPAINWNGSYSLFTPILDRWYRENVGPDFPELRQRIGNILQQEASLQEVVQLVGPDALQDQERLVIEAGRMLRQDFLQQNGFDPVDASASMPKNYGLMKMMLKFYDEAEAALRQGATIDEIIQNPVIEKLSRARYVAEGEFMAYGESVMDELDTTFKRTAQGVRA encoded by the coding sequence ATGACGCAGACGCAGAACAAGCAGGGCGTCGTGCAGAACATCGCCGGACCCGCTGTGATCGCCAATCACATGTACGGCGCGAAGATGTACGACATCGTGCGCGTGGGCAAGGAGCGCCTCGTGGGCGAGATCATCCGCCTCGACGGCGACACCGCCTTCGTGCAGGTGTACGAGGACACGAGCGGCCTGACCGTCGGCGAGCCCGTGGAGACCACTAATCTGCCGCTGTCCGTGGAACTCGGGCCGGGGATGCTCAACGGCATCTACGACGGCATCCAGCGCCCGCTGGACAAGATCCGGGAAGCGTCGGGCGACTTCATCGCGCGCGGCATCGAGGTGTCGAGCCTCGACCGCACGAAGCGGTGGGCCTTCACCCCCTCGGTGCAGGTGGGCGACACGGTGACCGGCAGCTCGATCCTGGGCACGGTGCCGGAGTTCTCCTTCACCCACAAGATCCTCGTGCCGCCGGAGGTGCAGGGCCGCCTGCGCTGGGTCGCCGACGCGGGCGAGTACACCATCGACGACACCATCGCGGAGCTGGAGGACGGCACGAAGTTGCGGATGGCCCACTACTGGCCCGTCCGCGCGCCGCGGCCCGTCGCCCAGAAGCTCGACCCCAGCCTGCCCTTCCTCACCGGGATGCGGATTCTCGACGTGCTGTTCCCCCTGGTGATGGGCGGCGCGGCGGCGATCCCCGGGCCCTTCGGCTCGGGCAAGACGGTGACGCAGCAGTCGGTCGCCAAGTACGGCAACGCCGACATCGTGGTGTACGTGGGCTGCGGCGAGCGCGGCAACGAGATGACGGACGTGCTCGTGGAGTTCCCGGAACTGGAAGACCCCAAGACCGGCGGGCCCCTCATGCACCGCACCATCCTGATCGCCAACACCTCCAACATGCCGGTGGCGGCGCGCGAGGCGTCGGTGTACACGGGCATCACGCTGGCGGAATACTTCCGCGACCAGGGCTACAGCGTGTCGCTGATGGCCGACTCCACCAGCCGCTGGGCCGAGGCGCTGCGCGAGATTTCCTCCCGCCTGGAGGAGATGCCCGCCGAAGAAGGCTACCCGCCCTACCTGGGCGCCAAGCTCGCCGCGTTCTATGAGCGCGCGGGCGCGGTGAAGACCCTCGCGGGTGAGGACGGCGCGGTCTCCGTGATCGGTGCCGTGAGCCCGGCGGGCGGCGACATGTCCGAGCCCGTCACCCAGGCGACCCTGCGCATCACCGGCGCGTTCTGGCGTCTGGACGCGGGCCTGGCCCGTCGCCGTCACTTCCCGGCGATCAACTGGAACGGCTCCTACTCGCTGTTCACCCCGATCCTCGACCGCTGGTACCGCGAGAACGTCGGTCCCGACTTCCCCGAGCTGCGCCAGCGCATCGGCAACATCCTCCAGCAGGAGGCCAGCCTCCAGGAAGTCGTGCAGCTCGTCGGCCCCGACGCGCTTCAGGACCAGGAGCGGCTGGTGATCGAGGCGGGCCGCATGCTCCGGCAGGACTTCCTCCAGCAGAACGGCTTCGACCCGGTGGACGCCAGCGCCTCCATGCCCAAGAACTACGGCCTGATGAAGATGATGCTGAAGTTCTACGACGAGGCCGAGGCCGCGCTGCGTCAGGGCGCCACCATCGACGAGATCATCCAGAACCCGGTGATCGAGAAGCTGTCGCGCGCCCGCTACGTGGCCGAGGGCGAGTTCATGGCCTACGGCGAGAGCGTGATGGACGAACTCGACACCACCTTCAAGCGCACCGCCCAAGGAGTGAGAGCGTGA
- a CDS encoding V-type ATPase subunit subunit G family protein: MDAASRILSELATRERALDAQLEAARAEAQREVEAAEAQAARILQDAQAQAAQMRREFEEVLAGQTEAIRAEARAHAQQEVSAVQSRSEGKLGQAVEHILRAVLP, encoded by the coding sequence TTGGACGCCGCTAGTCGAATCCTGAGCGAACTCGCCACCCGCGAGCGGGCTCTGGACGCGCAGTTGGAGGCCGCCCGGGCCGAGGCGCAGCGCGAGGTCGAGGCCGCCGAGGCGCAGGCCGCGCGCATCCTGCAAGACGCGCAGGCCCAGGCCGCGCAGATGCGCCGCGAGTTCGAGGAGGTGCTGGCCGGGCAGACGGAAGCGATCCGCGCCGAGGCCCGCGCCCACGCGCAGCAGGAAGTCTCCGCCGTGCAGTCCCGCAGCGAGGGCAAGCTCGGCCAGGCCGTCGAGCACATCCTGAGGGCGGTGCTGCCTTGA
- a CDS encoding V-type ATP synthase subunit E, giving the protein MSLGDILENETRDEIARIRAQAQERAAAILASARERASNLLDSQKRSLDAELQAGLTRARSAADLEANAQRLAAADQVQARAFQQAEAELRGAPASPQYPQILARLIQEASAALPGAEVVEVHPNEVQAAQTALAQLGLSAQVRPNPAIETGVRLVGRGGKTSVQNTLIGRLESGRDSLTAEVARLLNG; this is encoded by the coding sequence ATGAGCCTCGGTGACATCCTCGAAAATGAAACCCGCGACGAGATCGCGCGGATCCGGGCGCAGGCGCAGGAACGCGCCGCCGCCATCCTCGCGTCGGCGCGGGAGCGGGCCAGCAACCTGCTCGACAGCCAGAAGCGCAGCCTGGACGCCGAACTCCAGGCCGGGCTGACCCGCGCCCGCAGCGCCGCCGACCTGGAGGCGAACGCCCAGCGGCTCGCCGCCGCCGACCAGGTGCAGGCGCGCGCCTTCCAGCAGGCGGAGGCCGAACTGCGCGGCGCGCCCGCCTCGCCCCAGTACCCGCAGATTCTCGCGCGCCTGATTCAGGAGGCGAGCGCGGCCCTGCCGGGCGCCGAGGTGGTGGAGGTTCACCCCAACGAGGTGCAGGCCGCCCAGACCGCGCTGGCGCAACTCGGCCTTAGCGCCCAGGTCCGGCCCAACCCCGCCATCGAGACGGGCGTGCGGCTGGTCGGGCGCGGCGGCAAGACGAGCGTGCAGAACACGCTGATCGGCCGCCTGGAGTCGGGCCGCGACTCGCTCACGGCGGAGGTCGCGCGCCTCCTGAACGGCTGA
- a CDS encoding V-type ATPase subunit: MTNPYGYINGRVRMLRADLLPARVIDDAAGAGNYAEYLRVVSETPLREDMGDATAQDAGLAELDTALSRNYLRSIQHLRSIAVGQPAREVEALLLRYDVLNAKTLVRGVLAGRGSEDILTALVPAGTIPWPVLQAAATATDVASLAQTLAVAGGKIGGVLRSAVGAGANSLLDLEVALDQGYYRTVLAGVRGVNVRRYFTREIDVRNVLIALQLRGSAPSSRYFIPGGRDVTEADFLRVAGGDNTLGDPSLQAILEAPDLASAELVARRQLDEASRNVAMSDALGAGIVLDYLRRKEQEIAKLRLIGRGKFYNLPAEDLRRELSDA; this comes from the coding sequence TTGACCAACCCTTACGGTTACATCAATGGCCGCGTGCGGATGCTGCGCGCCGACCTGCTGCCCGCCCGCGTCATCGACGACGCGGCGGGGGCCGGGAACTACGCCGAGTACCTGCGCGTGGTGTCGGAGACGCCGCTGCGCGAGGACATGGGCGACGCGACCGCGCAGGACGCGGGCCTGGCGGAACTCGACACGGCCCTGAGCCGCAACTACCTGCGGAGCATCCAGCACCTGCGCTCCATCGCGGTGGGTCAGCCCGCCCGCGAGGTCGAGGCGCTGCTGCTGCGCTACGACGTGCTCAACGCCAAGACGCTGGTGCGCGGGGTGCTGGCGGGCCGGGGCAGCGAGGACATCCTCACCGCCCTGGTGCCCGCCGGGACGATCCCCTGGCCCGTGCTCCAGGCGGCGGCGACCGCGACCGACGTGGCCTCGCTCGCCCAGACGCTCGCGGTGGCGGGGGGCAAGATCGGCGGCGTGCTGCGCTCGGCGGTGGGCGCAGGGGCGAACAGCCTGCTCGACCTCGAAGTGGCCCTCGACCAGGGGTACTACCGCACGGTCCTCGCGGGCGTGCGCGGCGTGAACGTCCGGCGCTACTTCACCCGCGAGATCGACGTGCGCAACGTCCTGATCGCGCTGCAACTGCGCGGCTCTGCGCCGTCCTCCCGCTACTTCATCCCCGGCGGGCGGGACGTGACGGAGGCCGACTTCCTGCGCGTCGCGGGGGGCGACAACACGCTCGGCGACCCCTCCCTCCAGGCCATCCTGGAGGCGCCGGACCTCGCCAGCGCCGAACTCGTGGCCCGGCGGCAGCTCGACGAGGCGTCGCGCAACGTCGCCATGAGTGACGCCTTGGGCGCGGGCATCGTGCTGGACTACCTGCGCCGCAAGGAGCAGGAGATCGCCAAGCTGCGGCTGATCGGGCGCGGGAAGTTCTACAACCTCCCCGCCGAGGACCTCAGGAGGGAACTCAGCGATGCATAG
- a CDS encoding V-type ATP synthase subunit B — MTTLLKKEYNDVAYISGPLLFVNAASDLAYGAIVNIRDGSGRTRGGQVISVSDQNAVIQVFEETRGLDLATASVSLVEDVARLGVSKEMIGRRFDGLGRPIDGLPQVVAEQRLSINGQPMNPAARAKPEEFIQTGISTIDVQTSLIRGQKLPVFSGSGLPHNELAAQIARQAKVPGHEGDFAVVFAAMGLTQREVSFFTQEFERTGALARSVLFLNRADDPAVERLLTPRMALTTAEYLAFEHGYHVLVILTDLTNYCEALREIGGAREEIPGRRGFPGYMYTDLASLYERAGVVQGKPGSVTQIPILSMPDDDITHPIPDLTGYITEGQIVVDRGLNAKGIFPPINPLPSLSRLQGNGIGKGKTRADHKNVSDQLFAAYANGLDLRKLVAITGEDALTETDKLYLRFADDFETYFIGQGGQDRSIEDSLTVAWAILSKLPQSQLTRLSRDSIDKFYGTKLDEMWRGNRI, encoded by the coding sequence GTGACCACCCTCCTGAAGAAGGAATACAACGACGTCGCGTACATCTCCGGGCCGCTGCTGTTCGTGAACGCGGCCAGCGACCTCGCCTACGGCGCCATCGTGAATATCCGCGACGGCTCGGGCCGCACGCGCGGCGGGCAGGTCATCTCGGTGTCCGACCAGAACGCCGTCATCCAGGTGTTCGAGGAGACGCGCGGCCTGGACCTAGCGACTGCCTCGGTGAGCCTGGTCGAGGACGTCGCCCGCCTGGGCGTGTCCAAGGAGATGATCGGCCGCCGCTTCGACGGTCTGGGCCGCCCCATCGACGGGCTGCCGCAGGTCGTGGCCGAGCAGCGCCTCTCGATCAACGGGCAGCCCATGAACCCCGCCGCCCGCGCCAAGCCCGAGGAGTTCATCCAGACGGGCATCAGCACCATCGACGTGCAGACCAGCCTCATCCGCGGGCAGAAGCTCCCGGTGTTCTCGGGCTCGGGGCTGCCTCACAACGAGCTCGCCGCGCAGATCGCCCGCCAGGCGAAGGTGCCCGGCCACGAGGGCGACTTCGCGGTGGTGTTCGCGGCGATGGGCCTGACCCAGCGCGAGGTGAGCTTCTTCACGCAGGAGTTCGAGCGCACGGGCGCGCTGGCCCGCTCGGTCCTCTTCCTGAACCGCGCGGACGATCCCGCCGTGGAGCGGCTGCTGACCCCGCGCATGGCGCTCACGACCGCCGAGTACCTGGCGTTCGAGCACGGCTACCACGTGCTGGTGATCCTGACCGACCTCACGAACTACTGCGAGGCGCTGCGCGAGATCGGCGGCGCCCGCGAGGAGATTCCCGGTCGGCGCGGCTTCCCCGGCTACATGTACACCGACCTCGCCTCGCTGTACGAGCGCGCGGGCGTGGTGCAGGGCAAGCCCGGCTCGGTCACCCAAATCCCGATCCTCTCCATGCCCGACGACGACATCACCCACCCCATCCCCGACCTGACCGGCTACATCACCGAGGGGCAGATCGTGGTGGACCGTGGCCTGAACGCCAAGGGCATCTTCCCGCCGATCAACCCGCTGCCCAGCCTCTCGCGCCTCCAGGGCAACGGCATCGGCAAGGGCAAGACCCGGGCGGACCACAAGAACGTGTCCGACCAGCTCTTCGCCGCGTACGCGAACGGCCTGGACCTCCGCAAGCTCGTCGCCATCACGGGTGAGGACGCGCTGACCGAGACCGACAAGCTGTACCTGCGCTTCGCCGACGACTTCGAGACGTACTTCATCGGCCAGGGCGGCCAGGACCGCTCCATCGAGGACAGCCTGACGGTCGCGTGGGCCATCCTCTCCAAGCTGCCCCAGAGCCAGCTCACCCGCCTCAGCCGCGACTCCATCGACAAGTTCTACGGAACGAAGCTCGACGAGATGTGGCGGGGGAACCGGATCTAA
- a CDS encoding V-type ATP synthase subunit I, with protein sequence MHQVIVAGRQRDSREVMAALQGAGVLHIVPLDAEGFETGPLGGAAADERRNTERLLARTESTLGELGAVRGTGRGAVAPLPPEGEWAARVEEVAQPASALGAREGELQADLDTQGAYGEVVRVLARLAGGVDQSRRLALLTFTVGAPEELRGVEDALRADLGDRFALASDRVNERVVAGALAVPRADREKARAALSRARVGELRLPGRFDAMPVGAVQAEFERIARENPGALDQIRAEKRRLADAHGPALFAIRDALADRVAIDEARSQSARGKYGFVLQGYVPDEGLGAFRAAMDAMKGRALYEVQPVDEHHAEAVPVKLRNNSYVRNFEFLLNISDPPRYGTFDPSWVVAVFFPLFFGFVVADIGFGLLFLIASLWMLARSRRGESLPVGLLGTTLDPGTLYQVGYVLRTMSLWSILWGVLTGEFFGNVLEKLHVFYYNPDLIRNLWGVPFSPATLERLTEEKHLSGLIPILFPRTLPEFSITVLLICLGLGIVFLFWAWGLRAQLSLKHRHMHHFWEAAGILGGMVGLVSLAFVSQAGRDFGALGNLGDWRVLLMIAGFVVFLLGVVLARAPLMLIEILSQGGFIISFTRLFAVGVAAAILANLATDVGWGLGGTLPVIGPILGVLVGFVVHAFLFALTILGHIMQPLRLMWVEYLNPTGYFQESGPRYQPFARHLK encoded by the coding sequence ATGCACCAGGTGATCGTCGCGGGCCGTCAGCGTGACAGCCGCGAGGTCATGGCTGCCCTGCAAGGGGCGGGGGTGCTGCACATCGTTCCCCTCGACGCGGAGGGGTTTGAGACCGGGCCGCTGGGCGGCGCTGCCGCCGACGAGCGCCGCAACACCGAGCGCCTGCTCGCCCGCACCGAGTCCACCCTGGGCGAACTCGGCGCGGTGCGCGGCACAGGTCGGGGCGCTGTCGCCCCCCTGCCCCCCGAGGGCGAGTGGGCCGCCCGGGTGGAGGAGGTCGCTCAGCCCGCCTCGGCCCTGGGGGCGCGCGAGGGCGAACTCCAGGCGGACCTCGACACGCAGGGCGCCTACGGCGAGGTCGTGCGCGTCCTCGCACGGCTGGCGGGCGGTGTGGACCAGAGCCGCCGCCTCGCCCTGCTGACCTTCACCGTGGGGGCGCCCGAGGAGCTGCGCGGGGTGGAGGACGCCCTGCGCGCGGACCTGGGTGACCGCTTCGCCCTGGCGAGCGACCGGGTGAACGAGCGCGTGGTCGCGGGCGCCCTGGCGGTGCCGCGCGCCGACCGCGAGAAGGCCCGCGCGGCGCTCTCGCGCGCCCGGGTGGGCGAGCTGCGCCTGCCGGGCCGCTTCGACGCGATGCCGGTCGGCGCCGTGCAGGCCGAGTTCGAGCGGATTGCCCGCGAGAATCCCGGCGCCCTGGACCAGATCCGGGCCGAGAAGCGGCGCCTGGCCGACGCGCACGGCCCCGCGCTGTTCGCCATCCGCGACGCGCTGGCCGACCGGGTCGCCATCGACGAGGCGCGCTCGCAGTCGGCGCGCGGCAAGTACGGCTTCGTCCTCCAGGGCTACGTGCCCGACGAGGGCCTGGGTGCTTTCCGCGCGGCGATGGACGCGATGAAGGGCCGCGCCCTGTACGAGGTGCAGCCCGTCGACGAACACCACGCCGAGGCGGTGCCGGTGAAGCTGCGGAACAACAGCTACGTGCGGAACTTCGAGTTCCTGCTCAACATCTCCGATCCCCCGCGCTACGGCACCTTCGACCCCTCGTGGGTGGTGGCGGTGTTCTTCCCGCTGTTCTTCGGCTTCGTGGTCGCGGACATCGGCTTCGGCCTGCTGTTCCTGATCGCCTCGCTGTGGATGCTGGCGCGCAGCCGCCGGGGCGAGAGCCTGCCGGTGGGCCTGCTGGGCACCACGCTCGACCCGGGGACGCTGTACCAGGTCGGGTACGTGCTGCGGACCATGAGCCTGTGGAGCATCCTGTGGGGCGTTCTCACCGGCGAGTTCTTCGGCAACGTGCTGGAGAAGCTGCATGTCTTCTACTACAATCCGGACCTGATCCGGAATCTGTGGGGCGTGCCGTTCAGCCCGGCGACCCTGGAGAGGCTCACCGAGGAAAAGCACCTCAGCGGCCTGATCCCGATCCTCTTCCCGCGCACCCTGCCCGAGTTCAGCATCACGGTGCTGCTCATCTGCCTGGGGCTGGGCATCGTGTTCCTGTTCTGGGCCTGGGGCCTGCGCGCCCAGCTCAGCCTCAAGCACCGCCACATGCACCACTTTTGGGAGGCCGCGGGCATCCTGGGCGGCATGGTGGGCCTGGTGTCGCTCGCCTTCGTCTCGCAGGCGGGCCGCGACTTCGGCGCCCTGGGCAACCTCGGCGACTGGCGCGTGCTGCTGATGATCGCGGGCTTCGTGGTCTTCCTGCTGGGCGTCGTGCTCGCCCGGGCGCCACTGATGCTGATCGAGATCCTGTCGCAGGGCGGCTTCATCATCTCCTTTACCCGTCTGTTCGCAGTGGGTGTGGCGGCGGCCATCCTCGCCAACCTCGCCACGGACGTGGGCTGGGGTCTGGGCGGCACGCTGCCGGTCATCGGCCCGATCCTGGGCGTCCTGGTGGGATTCGTGGTGCATGCCTTCCTGTTCGCGCTCACGATCCTGGGGCACATCATGCAGCCGCTGCGTCTGATGTGGGTGGAGTACCTCAACCCCACCGGCTACTTCCAGGAGAGCGGCCCCCGCTACCAGCCCTTCGCCCGCCACCTCAAGTGA
- a CDS encoding V-type ATP synthase subunit F: MHRVVVLTDHETATGYRLAGSEVVETTPAAAQHALERLITEGNYGLVAVDTSLIPDPATATARVMRGRDLPILLPIPSLRDAFSSDTVDAKAYMGKLVRDTIGFDIKL; encoded by the coding sequence ATGCATAGGGTCGTCGTGCTGACCGACCACGAGACGGCCACGGGCTACCGCCTGGCGGGCAGCGAGGTCGTGGAGACCACCCCCGCCGCTGCCCAGCATGCCCTGGAACGCCTCATCACCGAGGGGAACTACGGCCTGGTGGCCGTGGACACCAGCCTGATCCCCGACCCGGCGACGGCCACGGCCCGTGTCATGCGGGGGCGGGACCTCCCCATCCTGCTGCCCATCCCCAGCCTGCGGGACGCGTTTTCCTCCGACACGGTGGACGCCAAGGCCTACATGGGCAAGTTGGTGCGGGACACCATCGGATTCGACATCAAGCTTTAA
- a CDS encoding ammonium transporter encodes MKKLLPLLLLLGGVALAQDAKPELNAGDTAWMLASAALVLLMTPGLAFFYGGLTRAQSVLNTMMMSVVSIGLVGVVWMLAGYTLAFGEGGNAFVGGLSHLGLEGLKDQLTGTIPSYVFAAFQAMFAIIALALVSGAVIERMRFGAFILFGGLWSLLIYSPLAHWVWSSDGWLFKLGALDFAGGTVIHIAAGVSGLVAAMVLGSRLGFPRTAHVPHNVPFVLLGAGLLWFGWMGFNAGSALSAGQTAGLAFITTLVAPAAAMLTWLGWESSRSGKPTAVGAATGLVVGLVAITPACAFVSPWASVIVGALGATASFWAVQYKHAMRADDSLDVFACHGVAGIVGAVLTGALAWTTGQGKPVGEQVLIQLVGVAASVVWTGLGSLILLRLVSLFTPLRVPASQEIAGIDISAHSEQGYSENETGLGAPVFLGGD; translated from the coding sequence ATGAAAAAACTCCTGCCCCTGCTCCTTCTCCTCGGCGGCGTGGCCCTCGCGCAGGACGCCAAGCCCGAACTGAACGCGGGTGACACGGCCTGGATGCTCGCCTCCGCCGCCCTCGTGCTCCTCATGACGCCCGGGCTGGCCTTTTTCTACGGCGGCCTGACCCGCGCCCAGAGCGTGCTGAACACCATGATGATGAGCGTGGTGTCCATCGGCCTGGTCGGCGTCGTCTGGATGCTCGCCGGGTATACCCTCGCGTTCGGGGAGGGCGGCAACGCCTTCGTCGGCGGGTTAAGCCACCTGGGGCTGGAGGGCCTGAAGGACCAGCTCACCGGCACCATCCCGTCCTACGTCTTCGCGGCCTTCCAGGCGATGTTCGCCATCATCGCGCTCGCGCTGGTGAGCGGCGCCGTGATCGAGCGGATGCGCTTCGGGGCCTTCATCCTCTTCGGGGGGCTGTGGAGCCTGCTGATCTACTCCCCGCTGGCCCACTGGGTCTGGAGTTCGGACGGCTGGCTGTTCAAGCTGGGCGCGCTGGATTTTGCGGGCGGCACGGTCATCCACATCGCCGCCGGGGTCAGCGGGCTGGTCGCGGCGATGGTCCTGGGCTCGCGGCTGGGCTTTCCCCGCACCGCGCACGTGCCGCATAACGTCCCCTTCGTCCTGCTGGGCGCCGGGCTGCTGTGGTTCGGCTGGATGGGCTTCAACGCCGGGAGCGCGCTGAGCGCCGGGCAGACGGCGGGCCTCGCCTTTATCACCACCCTGGTCGCGCCCGCCGCCGCCATGCTGACCTGGCTGGGCTGGGAGAGTAGCCGCTCCGGCAAGCCCACCGCCGTGGGGGCCGCCACGGGCCTGGTCGTGGGTCTGGTTGCCATCACCCCCGCCTGCGCCTTCGTGAGCCCCTGGGCTTCCGTCATCGTGGGGGCTCTCGGGGCGACCGCCTCCTTCTGGGCCGTGCAGTACAAGCACGCCATGCGCGCCGACGACTCGCTCGACGTGTTCGCCTGCCACGGGGTCGCGGGCATCGTGGGCGCCGTGCTCACCGGGGCGCTCGCCTGGACGACCGGGCAGGGCAAGCCCGTGGGCGAGCAGGTCCTGATCCAGCTCGTCGGCGTCGCGGCCAGCGTGGTGTGGACGGGCCTGGGTTCGCTGATCCTGCTGCGGCTCGTGAGCCTCTTCACCCCGCTGCGCGTTCCGGCCAGCCAGGAGATTGCGGGCATCGACATCAGCGCCCACAGCGAGCAGGGCTACAGCGAGAACGAGACCGGCCTGGGCGCCCCGGTGTTCCTCGGCGGCGACTGA
- a CDS encoding P-II family nitrogen regulator yields the protein MKLITAVVRPERVQQVKEALFQAGISGITLSRVSGHGGEQEVVEHYRGTRVMIEFREKVEFRMAVSEPFVDVAIRAICQAARTGEVGDGKIFVQPLERVVRIRTGEEDNAALTPVTETKLTPGVPVQGAMP from the coding sequence ATGAAATTGATCACGGCGGTCGTGCGGCCCGAACGGGTGCAGCAGGTCAAGGAGGCGCTGTTCCAGGCGGGGATCAGCGGGATCACCCTCAGCCGCGTCTCGGGACACGGCGGCGAGCAGGAGGTGGTCGAGCACTACCGCGGCACCCGGGTGATGATCGAATTCCGCGAGAAGGTGGAGTTCCGCATGGCCGTCTCCGAGCCCTTTGTGGACGTGGCGATCCGGGCCATCTGCCAGGCGGCCCGCACCGGCGAGGTGGGTGACGGCAAGATTTTCGTGCAGCCGCTGGAACGGGTGGTCCGCATCCGCACCGGCGAGGAGGACAACGCCGCGCTCACCCCGGTCACCGAGACGAAGCTCACGCCGGGCGTCCCGGTTCAAGGAGCCATGCCATGA
- a CDS encoding V-type ATP synthase subunit K, which yields MKKIVKYLPALTAATVASSALAQEAAAGAATGDANAAGLRAIGAGLALGLGAVGTGLAQGPIGAAAAGVVAERPEKFGQMAIWFFIPETLVIFGFVGFFLLR from the coding sequence ATGAAGAAGATTGTCAAGTACCTGCCCGCCCTCACCGCCGCCACCGTCGCCAGCTCCGCGCTGGCCCAGGAAGCCGCCGCTGGCGCCGCCACCGGTGACGCCAACGCCGCCGGCCTGCGCGCCATCGGCGCGGGCCTCGCGCTGGGGCTGGGCGCCGTGGGCACCGGCCTGGCGCAGGGCCCCATCGGCGCCGCCGCCGCGGGCGTCGTCGCCGAGCGCCCCGAGAAGTTCGGCCAGATGGCGATCTGGTTCTTCATCCCGGAGACGCTCGTGATCTTCGGCTTCGTCGGCTTCTTCCTGCTGCGCTGA
- a CDS encoding HD domain-containing protein, which produces MAAAEAFALPFYAEPHRAYHNADHVRAVLHTLDSHGLLTPALALAAWGHDLVYDPQRPDNEERSAEVFGAWLRGQGIQPELEEEVRALILATRHAAPPATRGEALLVDADLSILGANPEAFAAYDAAIRQEYAFVPEEVYRVGRARVLRGFLDRERIFTTPKFAGLEAQARTNLTHALKRLQ; this is translated from the coding sequence TTGGCCGCCGCCGAGGCGTTCGCCCTCCCCTTCTATGCCGAGCCTCACCGCGCCTACCACAACGCCGACCACGTTCGGGCTGTCCTCCACACGCTGGACTCGCACGGCCTGCTGACCCCGGCCCTCGCCCTCGCTGCCTGGGGCCACGACCTCGTGTACGACCCGCAGAGGCCGGACAACGAGGAACGGAGCGCGGAAGTGTTCGGCGCGTGGCTGCGTGGGCAGGGCATTCAGCCCGAACTGGAGGAAGAGGTCCGGGCCCTGATCCTCGCCACCCGTCACGCGGCTCCTCCAGCGACACGGGGCGAGGCGCTGCTCGTGGACGCCGACCTCAGCATTCTGGGCGCGAATCCCGAGGCCTTTGCCGCCTATGACGCGGCCATCCGCCAGGAATACGCCTTTGTCCCCGAGGAGGTATACCGAGTCGGGCGGGCGCGAGTCCTGCGCGGCTTCCTCGACCGCGAGCGCATCTTCACCACTCCCAAGTTCGCGGGATTGGAGGCTCAGGCGCGGACGAACCTCACCCACGCCCTCAAGCGTCTGCAATAG